The following proteins are co-located in the Microvirga ossetica genome:
- a CDS encoding sensor domain-containing diguanylate cyclase produces MRHWSLRQQVTLLVGVLCLALVCILAAGAAYIAQSRVRQIVMENETQDAVLTASLLDRGMFERFREARNLAAMPPLKDIWAGDPAVIRQVLEQLRTSYPDYAWIGYATPDGTVRAATKGMLEGQSVRERPWFQDGLKGPAVGDVHEAKLLATLLGPAPNNEPFRFVDVAAPVRDETGRVIGVVGAHLSWTWAEERRRAVLGSQSLSGGKSLWILSGDGTMLLGPDIGSKPFPEERVRAMRQATAGAFEDPSGTEPMLTGFAVAGGYRDYPGLNWIVIARQPDSVAFAATKGIVWTIMGLGLVIALIGLICARFIARGVARPLQTIIEAADKIGRDPTISQVPRVSGSAEIVRLSAALRSLLRRAGAAEQQVIEASSQHEKDKMALRQLAETDPLSGLLNRRGFALLADEAFGLHRRHGHSLAVLLLDIDFFKAVNDTYGHAAGDVVIQAIGTALNGTLRATDKIARFGGEEFIVLIHEVDETGIITVAQNLRRAVEALAIAYQDRTLSVTVSVGGALAGPDDRDIQDVIERADDALYKAKAAGRNRVTIDGLQIQLASAVA; encoded by the coding sequence ATGCGGCATTGGTCTCTCCGGCAGCAGGTCACTCTGCTGGTCGGCGTGCTGTGTCTGGCCCTCGTCTGCATCCTGGCTGCGGGGGCGGCTTACATCGCCCAGAGCCGGGTCCGGCAGATCGTCATGGAGAACGAGACCCAGGATGCGGTTCTCACCGCGAGCCTTCTCGACCGCGGCATGTTCGAGCGGTTCAGGGAAGCCCGCAATCTGGCCGCCATGCCGCCCCTGAAGGACATCTGGGCCGGTGATCCGGCGGTGATCCGTCAGGTGCTCGAGCAGCTGCGGACCTCCTATCCCGATTACGCCTGGATCGGATACGCGACGCCCGACGGGACGGTCCGCGCGGCGACGAAGGGCATGCTCGAGGGGCAGTCGGTCCGTGAGCGTCCGTGGTTTCAGGACGGGCTCAAGGGGCCGGCCGTCGGCGACGTGCATGAAGCGAAGCTCCTCGCCACTCTTCTGGGGCCTGCGCCGAACAACGAGCCCTTCCGCTTCGTCGACGTGGCGGCGCCCGTGCGCGACGAAACCGGTCGCGTCATCGGCGTGGTCGGCGCCCATCTGAGCTGGACCTGGGCCGAAGAGCGGCGGCGGGCCGTGCTCGGCAGCCAGAGCCTATCCGGCGGAAAATCGCTCTGGATCCTCTCCGGCGACGGCACGATGTTGCTCGGGCCGGATATCGGCAGCAAGCCGTTTCCGGAGGAGCGCGTCCGCGCCATGCGCCAAGCCACGGCGGGGGCCTTCGAGGATCCGTCGGGCACGGAGCCCATGCTCACCGGCTTCGCCGTCGCGGGCGGCTACCGGGATTATCCGGGCCTCAACTGGATCGTGATTGCACGCCAGCCGGACAGCGTCGCCTTCGCGGCGACCAAGGGCATCGTCTGGACGATCATGGGCCTCGGTCTCGTCATCGCTCTGATCGGACTCATCTGCGCCCGCTTCATCGCCAGGGGCGTCGCACGCCCCTTGCAGACCATCATCGAGGCGGCCGACAAGATCGGTCGCGACCCGACGATCTCGCAGGTGCCCCGCGTTTCCGGGTCGGCGGAAATCGTCAGGCTCTCGGCGGCACTCCGCTCGCTTCTCCGGCGGGCCGGCGCGGCAGAGCAGCAGGTGATCGAGGCGTCGTCGCAGCATGAGAAGGACAAGATGGCCCTGCGCCAGCTTGCTGAGACGGATCCCCTGTCGGGCCTGCTCAATCGGCGCGGCTTCGCGCTGCTCGCCGATGAGGCCTTCGGCCTGCATCGGCGCCACGGGCATTCCCTCGCCGTGCTGCTTCTCGACATCGACTTCTTCAAGGCGGTCAACGACACCTATGGGCACGCGGCCGGCGACGTGGTGATCCAAGCCATCGGAACCGCGCTGAACGGAACCCTGCGCGCCACCGACAAGATCGCCCGCTTCGGCGGCGAGGAGTTCATCGTCCTCATCCACGAAGTGGACGAGACCGGGATCATCACCGTCGCCCAGAACCTGCGCCGCGCCGTCGAGGCGCTCGCGATCGCGTACCAGGACCGGACGCTGTCGGTGACCGTCAGCGTCGGCGGCGCCCTGGCCGGGCCCGACGACCGGGATATCCAGGACGTGATCGAGCGCGCGGACGACGCGCTCTACAAGGCCAAGGCCGCCGGGCGCAACCGCGTGACGATCGACGGGCTGCAGATCCAGCTCGCCTCCGCGGTCGCCTGA